The DNA region CCAGTAACGATATCTCATCCATTGGGGCATTTGCTGGTGTTACTTTTAAATTTGGTAAAACCAAAAAGAAGGAAAAATGCGAAATGTGCTCTGAAACATGTAATGTAACCATAACCGCAAAAGATCAATATACCAGCCAACTGTTACCAAATACGGAAATTGTATTGGAAGATTTATCGGGTACTATGGTGCAAACAGGAACATCTAATGAATTTGGAATCATCGTTTTTAATAAGGTTGCACCAAATGATTATATCGTAAAAGGAAAACTACTTGATATTGCGTTACAATCCGAACGCATTGCCAAAAGCGATTTTGATGCCTGTCTAAAAAACAATCGTTTGGGCGTTGAAAAAACAATTTTATATACCGATGAGAACTATATCTTAAAAGGAAAAGTGGTGGAGTGCAACTTGAGTGAAGGTTTGCAAGATGTAGCTGTTAAAATCAGGGACAAGGTAAATGCTGGTGAGAAAAATACCATATCAGATGCTAAAGGAGAATTCATTTTTTACCTAAAACAAGCCTCTACGTATGCTTTAAATGGTACAAAAGATGGGTATTACTCTAGTGAGGTAGAAGTTAAAACCGCTGTGTACAACAGAAACAAAACCCTGTTTATTGAATTTGAAATGTGTATAGACCCTTGTGGTAAAGCGATAAATTTGGATAATATTAATTTTAATTTGGACGAAGCCAAAATACTGCCAGAGTCTATCCCAGATTTACAACGTATTGTAAAATTAATGAAAGACAACCCAACTATTCATGTAGAAATGTCATCGCACACCGATAGTCAAGGTTCTGATGAATATAACAGAAAACTATCGCAACGACGTGCAGATGCTACTGTAAATTATATTGTAAGACAAGGTATCTCCAAAACGAGGTTAAAGGCGAGGGGAGCAGGCGAAAGCGAGCTTAAAAACACAAAATGTTCCGATAACGTACCTTGCACGGATGATGAGCACCGAATAAACCGTAGAACCGAGTTTAAAGTAGTGTGTTTTTAAGAGTACAACCCGTCCACATTAAATAACAAACAAATCAAGGCAGCCATAATCGCTGTCTTGATTTTTTTATACACCTAAAAATACTATCTTAGGTGCTGCAATATTGTAACGATGCCCGATAAATCCAAATCTAATTTCTGGTTAGACCTTTTAAGTCAATTTGTTGACCTGTTTTTAAAAAGTACTAACAAACGAAAAAGAACTTGGCACCAACATGTGGTACCCTATGAAGACCATTGGGCAGTTCGCCGCGAAGGGAATAAACGCATTACGTCTAAACACAATTATCAAGATACTGCCATTAGAAAAGCCAAAAGTTTAGCCAAAAAATATAAGGCAGATGTTATTATCCATAGAAAAGATGGAACCATAAGAGACCGAATAAACTACAATTAAAAAAAAAAGGAAAACCATATAGGCCATTTAAAATGAAAAAACAAACCCTTCTAATGCTACTCACTACAATGTTGTTGGTGAGCTGTACTCAAACAAAAGAAAAGCAAAATACCGCAAAGGCTATAAACACCACAAAGCCTAATGTTGTCATCATATTTATTGACGACGAAGGGTATGGCGATGTAGGATGTTACGGAGCAACAGGTTTCCGAACCCCCAATATAGACCTAATGGCCAGCCAAGGCATGAAGTTTACAAATTTCTACTCCGCTCAGCCCGTATGTAGTGCTTCACGTGCCGGCCTTTTAACGGGTTGCTACCCGAATAGAATTGGATTCTCAGGAGCTTTATTTCCAAAAGATACTATTGGTATCAATGCAAAAGAATTAACTATTGCCGAAATGTTTAAGGAGCAAGGATATGCAACGGCTTGTTATGGGAAATGGCATTTGGGCTGGCAAAAAGAATTTTTGCCAATGCAGCATGGTTTTGATGAGTATGTAGGTTTACCCTATTCTAATGACATGTGGCCCCATAGTAACATTACAGGTGAAAGATTACCAGCCCATAAGGTTGGAAATTATCCTGATCTCCCATTGATAGAAGGAAATGAAATATCAGAAACCATTACAAGCCTAAAAGATCAGGATAAATTGACAACGCTTTATACCGAAAAAGCAGTTGATTTTATTAACAGAAATGCAGACAATCCCTTCTTTTTATATGTTCCGCACAGTATGGGACATATTCCGCTCGGTGTGTCTGATAAATTCAGGGGTAAAAGCGAACAAGGCCTCTATGGTGATGTGATGATGGAAATAGATTGGTCAGTAGGAGAAATAACCAAAGTATTAGCGGAAAATAATATCGCAGACAATACCATTATTATTTTTACTACAGACAATGGACCCTGGCTTAATTTTGGAAATCACGCCGGCTCATCAGGAGGTTTACGCGAAGGAAAAACGACCAGTTGGGAAGGCGGACAACGTGTTCCATTTATTATCCGTTGGCCAGGAAATACACCTAAAGGTACTGTTAATGATAAATTAGCCTGTGCCATTGACCTATTACCCACTTTAGCTGCAATTACAAATGGCAAATTATCTGATAATAAGATTGATGGTGTTGATATTACCTCGCTTTTTAAAGGTGATTTTGAATCTACCCCACGAGAAACCATTTTGTATTATCACGGAAAAAACAATCTAAATGGTGTGCGTAAAGGAAATTGGAAGTTGGTGTTGCCACATACCTATGCTTCTTACAATACAAAACCAGGCAATGACGGACATTATGGACAACGAATAAAAACGGTTGTAGAGCAACCCGAACTATACAATATGATGAGAGACCCCGGTGAACAATACAATGTAATTGAATATTACCCTGAAAAAGTAGTGGAACTTATGGAAGTTGTAGAAAAATCGAGAGCGGAATTGGGCGATTTAAATGTTGGAATTGCTAAAGGAAACGAAAACAGAGCCATAGGTAAAGTAAAGAAGTCGGCGATCTAAGAGTATACCCTATTGCTGTAGGCTAATAAATGCAAAAGAAATTAAAAAATCGAACTTAAAATTATCTAACAATGAATAAAATTTTTACAAATATCCTATCGCTCACTATCATCATTGTAGGGATAGTGGGGTGTAGCACAACAAAATCAGTAGAAAAAGGATACATTTCCTTGTTTAACGGAAAAGATTTATCAGGATGGGTGGGTAATAAGACATCCTATACCGTTAAAAATGGTGAAATTGTTGTAGCCCCAGCAGAAGGAGCAGGCGGAGGAAATCTAATGACAGCCAAAGAATACAGCAATTTTATTTTAAGATTTGAATTCCAATTGACACCAGGAGCTAATAATGGATTGGGCATTCATGCTCCATTAAAGGGAGATGCTGCTTATCAGGGTAAAGAGCTTCAAATTCTAGACAATACTGCAGAGAAGTACAAGGACCTCAAACCCTATCAATATCATGGTTCGGTCTATGGCCTTATTCCTGCCAAACGAGGCTATTTAAAACCAACGGGAGAATGGAACCAACAAGAGGTATCTATTAATGGCCACAAATTTAAAGTAACACTGAATGGAACCGTGATTTTGGATGGAGATCTAATGGAAGCGACTAAAAATGGTACAATGGATGGGAAAGATCATCCTGGCCTTCAAAAAACAAAAGGACACATCGGTTTTCTTGGTCATGGTGATAAACTAAAATTTAGAAATATCAGAATCAAAGAATTATAGGGTATGAAAGGGCGTGAACAAAACAGAAGAACATTCCTTAAACAAAGTAGTATAGGAGCATTAGGACTAACAATCCTTCCCTGGTCAATGCGAGCTGTTGCACCAAGCGACACTTTACGTGTAGCACACATAGGTGTTGGTGGAATGGGCAATAGCCATATCAAGTGGTTTGCCAACTTGCCAGAGGTAAAGATTGTTGCACTATGTGACGTAGATCAAACACATCTGGCTTCAAGTATTAAAAATTTAGCGACGATGCAACCTGATTGGAAAGTGGATACCTATGAAGACTTTAGACACATTTTAGACAGACAAGATATTGATGCTATTACCTGTGCAACACCTGATCATTGGCATGCAACTATTGGTACGTTGGCTTTTCAGGCAGGTAAAGATGTTTATGGTGAGAAGCCTTTATCGTATGATGTCCGTGAAGGACAAAAGATGTTGGCTGCACAGCAAAAACATAAAAGTAT from Aureibaculum sp. 2308TA14-22 includes:
- a CDS encoding 3-keto-disaccharide hydrolase; its protein translation is MNKIFTNILSLTIIIVGIVGCSTTKSVEKGYISLFNGKDLSGWVGNKTSYTVKNGEIVVAPAEGAGGGNLMTAKEYSNFILRFEFQLTPGANNGLGIHAPLKGDAAYQGKELQILDNTAEKYKDLKPYQYHGSVYGLIPAKRGYLKPTGEWNQQEVSINGHKFKVTLNGTVILDGDLMEATKNGTMDGKDHPGLQKTKGHIGFLGHGDKLKFRNIRIKEL
- a CDS encoding sulfatase family protein codes for the protein MKKQTLLMLLTTMLLVSCTQTKEKQNTAKAINTTKPNVVIIFIDDEGYGDVGCYGATGFRTPNIDLMASQGMKFTNFYSAQPVCSASRAGLLTGCYPNRIGFSGALFPKDTIGINAKELTIAEMFKEQGYATACYGKWHLGWQKEFLPMQHGFDEYVGLPYSNDMWPHSNITGERLPAHKVGNYPDLPLIEGNEISETITSLKDQDKLTTLYTEKAVDFINRNADNPFFLYVPHSMGHIPLGVSDKFRGKSEQGLYGDVMMEIDWSVGEITKVLAENNIADNTIIIFTTDNGPWLNFGNHAGSSGGLREGKTTSWEGGQRVPFIIRWPGNTPKGTVNDKLACAIDLLPTLAAITNGKLSDNKIDGVDITSLFKGDFESTPRETILYYHGKNNLNGVRKGNWKLVLPHTYASYNTKPGNDGHYGQRIKTVVEQPELYNMMRDPGEQYNVIEYYPEKVVELMEVVEKSRAELGDLNVGIAKGNENRAIGKVKKSAI
- a CDS encoding OmpA family protein, whose protein sequence is MKDLLKLTVLLFVFANTLMATAQDEPKNKDKPLDRNYFQLTPRVGYDFPTYNNDTPYIDYKGGLDLGLSLDYYWNWYGLGIDIDYITNQPKSTFPTSNIYELDLRTPINSFNLSEDKITRLFYGIGPNFQYRTRSGKFTAELNTRVGWANIEGGRTYLEGSSGNNTYPLNFHAGYKDTQVLTAKGQLRFTYFISKKIGINIGGYYIKHFGVEELIESGRSTMYQPLFPIEGPNKEPVNVIETEPVMRTKATSNDISSIGAFAGVTFKFGKTKKKEKCEMCSETCNVTITAKDQYTSQLLPNTEIVLEDLSGTMVQTGTSNEFGIIVFNKVAPNDYIVKGKLLDIALQSERIAKSDFDACLKNNRLGVEKTILYTDENYILKGKVVECNLSEGLQDVAVKIRDKVNAGEKNTISDAKGEFIFYLKQASTYALNGTKDGYYSSEVEVKTAVYNRNKTLFIEFEMCIDPCGKAINLDNINFNLDEAKILPESIPDLQRIVKLMKDNPTIHVEMSSHTDSQGSDEYNRKLSQRRADATVNYIVRQGISKTRLKARGAGESELKNTKCSDNVPCTDDEHRINRRTEFKVVCF
- a CDS encoding DUF2188 domain-containing protein, with translation MPDKSKSNFWLDLLSQFVDLFLKSTNKRKRTWHQHVVPYEDHWAVRREGNKRITSKHNYQDTAIRKAKSLAKKYKADVIIHRKDGTIRDRINYN